One Argentina anserina chromosome 6, drPotAnse1.1, whole genome shotgun sequence genomic window, gagacacctcaaagcaacacggcaactccatcgagtccacctagaccaatgggaaccaaggcggcaaaggaagctaagcgccaaaagaaacatggtaagactcctattgagcaacgggtggaggttttgcataccattgcaagtgaccaagcatcatggcataccaagaggctagcccataatgaaagtgagcttaattattatgcggagtacatagacattcaaaagcgaaaagaagcaagggcggaagaagagttacgattgaagaaacaagagaatgacacaaggatcatgacaatggatttggaggctatgaccccaatctcgaaaaggtattttaccaagaggaaactagcaatccttaatgaaggagaagctagtcaagatcaacctactgatgaaacatattcggattgttatcacccaaatcgcgtgctttttccatagtagttatagtattgtactaagaataaatctgggtttggctcgtcattttatgtaatttaaattttttgagaaataaaatgcaatttatttattaagttgaaattgaaatacacattaaattaaaacacatactgaaattaaacacaagcttaataattaaacacacacatcatgaaaacacacaataaaacatatttaaagtatttcaccggtttccactctccaaatgtgtttcaccaagtctttctggagctctcgatggatgtaagcggattcgagatcggcaacacggtcgtgaaaccgttgtatattagctccatctctactgattggctcaaaaagaactcgattcccttgtgcattcaccggcccatcataaacccggaaagccctcgatgggttttgcaagtcttcttcttcttcctcatcatcatcctcatcatccacatactctttctcaacaatcatgttatgcaatataatgcaagctaacatgatggtagtcattaccgatttgtggtgcaatgtacaactatgacgtataattgcccatcgagattgcaagatgccaaatgccctctccacatctttccggtatgcctcttgtttctttgcgaagagcttatcttgcggcgtctggggattggaaattgttttgacaaatgtagagtaccttggatatattccgtcagccagataataagctgtggtgtacctctgtccgtggacttcgtagacgacagttgggcctcttccggcaaggatctctgagaacacattcgataggtggagcacattaatgtcatttttagctccagGACAGCCAAAAAAACTGTGCCATATCCACGTATCATACGAGGCCACTGCCTCTAGGATAACCGTTGGGCGACCCTTTCGGCCCGAGTATGCCCCTTGATAGGCGGTTGGGcagttcttccactcccaaTGCATGCAGTCGATGCTTCCAATCATACCTGGAAAACCTCGGCGTTCTGCTTTAGCTAATAGTCGCGTGAGGTCTGCCGGTGTTGGACTGCGGaggtatcttggaccatagagatgaacaacttggctgcaaaactccttcatacatttcagggtagtcgattcccccatccttgtaatttcagtacactgatctgcggctgacccgtacgctagcattcgtagagccccggtcatcttttgttggggaagtagccctagcaaaccagtggcgtcttctctttgatgccaagacatgtcgtggttgcagaggtccgtcatgataatgttgaatcggtctctgctcatcctgtacctccgacgaaagtcttgagcgtcgaaaattggacgttcgatgaagtaatcttccatgagattgtgtcccctagatagcctttgacgtggcttattcggttttttaccgcgacgtgaaccgcttggtcgtgttgattcatcatcgtgttgtgcttccgccatgaccacctgattcacgaatgattgctccatatcgtcatcctcttcttgttgacgttgtctccgcctgaaaaaattgtgaaagctgaaaggattcatcagagtgatgaacaaggaaatgttgctaagtgtttagattgaaggatgagttataatgagtgatattagacgtttttatagcaaattggtcgaaaatcttatcagaaatttggtccaattattttgctgacagtgacacgtgtcaattctctactagtcgaaaatcttatcggaaatctgctccaattattttagcgacaatgacacgtggtagtgacacgtgtcaattatctattagtcgaaaatcttatcggaaattttgaataatatcgagtcgataatgacacgtggcacattattattggttgtaaatatatctgataaaaaaatttaattatttcacaacaagacaaaattgaattgctcaagcaaattgtaaatgggtgtgtgaaaaaatcgatttgcttgagcaaaatatgaaatcgatttgcttgaagcaaaatttgcttgAAGTAAAAtttgcttgaagcaaaatttgcttctggccctaccatttgcttgagcaaatgcAATTTATGGGTGCGGATGCTCTTAGAGTAGGCGGGAAGCAGTTTCGTCCCCAACCTCCAACCCCAAAACCTTTTCTCCATTCTCTCTTCatattactcctctccctctcctcttTGCTATATCTAATGGGCATAAAGGTAGAATCTTTACCATCTTTTCACTAATTGCTTTCTGGGTTTTACTACTAAGGGATTTTCATGTACATGGAAATTGGTGTATTAGGGTTTAACGAAGCTGTTGGCCGACAATGCCCCAAAGTGCATGAAGGAGCAGAAATTCGAGAGCTACTTCGGTCGCAAGATTGCCATCGATGCCAGCATGAGCATTTATCAGTTCCTTGTATGAATTTTAActattcttttgttttgtttataatGTGTATATTTTGGCTAAAGGAACTATCTTTCGATGTGGGTGTGTGTGAAATTGTGTAGATTGTGGTAGGAAGAACTGGAACTGAGATGCTCACTAATGAAGCTGGTGAAGTTACTAGGTACCCTTAATAAAGTTCTTAGCTTTGCATGAGATCAATGCCTGTTTTAGTCAAATTGCGTTGAGAATTGGTTTGATTGCAGTCTTGGAAAGATTGGTTTTGCTAGTAGTGACATGGGTTTTGTTCTCTGGGTTCAATGTAGTCATCTCCAAGGCATGTTTTCGCGGACAATTAGGCTTCTGGAAGCTGGGATTAAGCCGGTGTAATTTGTTTTTGACCCTTGTGTcttgtgtgtttgttttagTCTTTGAGTGTTACTCTTATTGCCCTCACGAATTTAAACTATGGAATGACTAGATTTTATGTTGATATATTGTTTCAGCTATGTTTTTGATGGAAAGCCTccagaattgaaaagccaAGAGCTGGCAAAACGGTAGCTTTCTTACTGCCTAGGTTTGTAAGCATGTCTTGTTGATTGATGTGTTTTGTTCATTAATGGTTGGTGTTTTGCAACTTGTTCTGTAGTTACTCGAAGAGAGTTGATGCTACTCAAGATTTAGCAGCAGCTGTAGAGGTACCTGTatatttatgactttgtattaTTAACTTTCATGAACTAGAGAAATGTACTTCacagttttcttttcttgtaaTTGCTTTATTGCAGTCTGGAAATAAGGAAGACATTGAGAAATTCAGTAAACGGACAGTAAAGGTGAGCACTTTGCTCGTACTTTCTTCGTACGAACTCCATCCATAGTTAGCATTATAGAACTCTGTCTTTGTCAATTAGATCCATTACATGAGAAATGGAAGGTTTGAGGTCATATCTGTTTCCCTTCATAGGTGACAAAGCAGCACAATGAAGACTGTAGAAGACTCTTACGGCTCATGGGTGTGCCTGTAATCGAGGTGGGACCTTAAAATTTCAAGTAAACTGCTGTAGAATTGAGTTTTAGTTTGTATACAGAAGTAATTGTTTGTCATACTTTAATACAATGTATTGACTTTCACAGGCTCCCTCAGAAGCAGAGGCACAGTGTGCTGTACTTTGCAAGATGGGAAAGGCAAGTAGTTCTTGACCTGTTCTATATTTTCTAGGAACCTTTTAAGAGTACACGTACTTCGGTTtttcaattcatatttttttatattatctGTTTCAATGGTCCTATTTTTTTGAATATGCTTCATTTTTTAGGAGTATTTCTGCCATCAAATTGTTTACATCTATAAGGCATCTTTCCATTGCCTGAATGTGTCCTTAGGGattgtaatattgatgataATAGTTATCTTTCAATGTGACAGGTTTATGCTGTGGCCTCCGAAGATATGGATTCCCTAACATTTGGAGCTCCAAAATTTCTTCGCCATTTGATGGATCCTAGCTCGAGAAAAATCCCGGTCATGGAATTTGATGTTGCTAAGGTGCTTACAACTTTTAAGGGTTTTACACTTGACTAAAAAATTATTCACAGTTAATGATGGTTACATTTCCAGGTTTTGGAGGAGCTTAATCTTACTATGGATCAATTCATTGACTTGTGCATACTCTCTGGATGTGATTATTGTGACAGCATTCGAGGTATTAAAATTACCAAAGTTCAGTTTCTTGACTTGATAATTTCGTccttttttatattaaaacttgTTCATTATAGTTGGCTCGAAATATTAATTGTGCCTCCTCATTCGCCGACCTTCTTATTCTATGCTGCAGGTATTGGAGGACAGACAGCTTTGAAGCTCATCCGCCAACATGGCTCCATAGAGAGTATACTGGAGAACATAAACAAAGAGAGGTCAAATATTCAATTTGGCATATGATCTTAAATGGTTGCACATGTATTTGATTATAGAGATTTCATTGCTTACAGTCGGCTCATTTGTTACGATATAACTGATGATTTTCTGAAAGATTACTTTAGGAAGAACTAAGAGAAGATTTTCTATACATCTAATATGTTTTTGACATGATTGCTTAATTATGCCAGAGTACTGTTTCTTAACCCAAATTATTATTCAATTATATTTCTAATTGAAGCTACACGGTAATGGTCCTTTTTCTAGTTTGCTCAGAATGCGTTTGAGCTTAAATATGCATCAAGTTCTATTTGTTGGTGCAAAGTTTCTCTCCTGGAATTATTACATCAAATTAGTTGTATACTCCACAATCAAATGGGTGTTctattttgttaaaatattgTATCAGTGTTCTTGTTATGACCATTACTCATGAAGGGAAGAAGaatgaaattattttcttGGTTATGTATTTCATATATTGTCCGCTGCTATATTATTTCATAGATAGGTACCTCCATTACCCATTGAGGGAAGAAGAATGAAATTTTTTCTTGGTTATGTGGTTCATATACTGACCAGTGttgtattattttataattatagATACCTTGTATTTTCAGGTACCAAATACCAGATGATTGGCCATATCAAGAAGCTAGACGGCTTTTTAAAGAACCACTTGCTTTAACTGATGACGAGCAGCTGGAGACTAAGTGGACTGCTCCAGATGAAGAAGTATGAAATACCAGTTGAGAATTGTTATATAATCCGTTATCTAGTTTTGATTCCTAAAAGTCAGTCTTCAATCAGCTTGCTGTTTGTATAGGGGCTGATTTCCTTTCTGGTGAATGAAAATGGATTCAATAGTGACAGAGTGACTAAGGTGTGTTTCTACTCATAAAAATACAGGCTCTTCTCAAATCATGCTTCCTTTTCAGCAGCATGTCAGCTTTATTTATATTGAATTCTGTATTGATCAGGCTATAGAAAAGATTAAAGCAGCCAAGAACAAGTCATCACAGGGCAGGTATGTGAATCTAGCAcaatttaatttgaatttttgagtttcttttcattcgATTTGAATAATTCATTTTATCATTTACAGACTAGAATCATTTTTCAAGCCAACTGCTACAACATCTGTACCCCTTAAACGAAAGGTATTGCTCCATTCAACTTTTTAAAGCTCCCGTCTTTCTTCTCCTTACACACATAAATAGCTGGTTCTGTTTTCTGCTCTACCTGTGACTGGA contains:
- the LOC126797928 gene encoding flap endonuclease 1 isoform X2; this translates as MGIKGLTKLLADNAPKCMKEQKFESYFGRKIAIDASMSIYQFLIVVGRTGTEMLTNEAGEVTSHLQGMFSRTIRLLEAGIKPVYVFDGKPPELKSQELAKRYSKRVDATQDLAAAVESGNKEDIEKFSKRTVKVTKQHNEDCRRLLRLMGVPVIEAPSEAEAQCAVLCKMGKVYAVASEDMDSLTFGAPKFLRHLMDPSSRKIPVMEFDVAKVLEELNLTMDQFIDLCILSGCDYCDSIRGIGGQTALKLIRQHGSIESILENINKERYQIPDDWPYQEARRLFKEPLALTDDEQLETKWTAPDEEGLISFLVNENGFNSDRVTKAIEKIKAAKNKSSQGRLESFFKPTATTSVPLKRKDTKCVLKHPKLAIKNQMFSLQDSNSSRLNVVGSLSLPIYNLGANHLIPLSRGFV
- the LOC126797928 gene encoding flap endonuclease 1 isoform X4 translates to MGIKGLTKLLADNAPKCMKEQKFESYFGRKIAIDASMSIYQFLIVVGRTGTEMLTNEAGEVTSHLQGMFSRTIRLLEAGIKPVYVFDGKPPELKSQELAKRYSKRVDATQDLAAAVESGNKEDIEKFSKRTVKVTKQHNEDCRRLLRLMGVPVIEAPSEAEAQCAVLCKMGKVYAVASEDMDSLTFGAPKFLRHLMDPSSRKIPVMEFDVAKVLEELNLTMDQFIDLCILSGCDYCDSIRGIGGQTALKLIRQHGSIESILENINKERYQIPDDWPYQEARRLFKEPLALTDDEQLETKWTAPDEEGLISFLVNENGFNSDRVTKAIEKIKAAKNKSSQGRLESFFKPTATTSVPLKRKETPQSTAKEAINKKSKGAGGRKKK
- the LOC126797928 gene encoding flap endonuclease 1 isoform X3 — protein: MGIKGLTKLLADNAPKCMKEQKFESYFGRKIAIDASMSIYQFLIVVGRTGTEMLTNEAGEVTSLGKIGFASSDMGFVLWVQCSHLQGMFSRTIRLLEAGIKPVYVFDGKPPELKSQELAKRYSKRVDATQDLAAAVESGNKEDIEKFSKRTVKVTKQHNEDCRRLLRLMGVPVIEAPSEAEAQCAVLCKMGKVYAVASEDMDSLTFGAPKFLRHLMDPSSRKIPVMEFDVAKVLEELNLTMDQFIDLCILSGCDYCDSIRGIGGQTALKLIRQHGSIESILENINKERYQIPDDWPYQEARRLFKEPLALTDDEQLETKWTAPDEEGLISFLVNENGFNSDRVTKAIEKIKAAKNKSSQGRLESFFKPTATTSVPLKRKETPQSTAKEAINKKSKGAGGRKKK
- the LOC126797928 gene encoding flap endonuclease 1 isoform X1, with translation MGIKGLTKLLADNAPKCMKEQKFESYFGRKIAIDASMSIYQFLIVVGRTGTEMLTNEAGEVTSLGKIGFASSDMGFVLWVQCSHLQGMFSRTIRLLEAGIKPVYVFDGKPPELKSQELAKRYSKRVDATQDLAAAVESGNKEDIEKFSKRTVKVTKQHNEDCRRLLRLMGVPVIEAPSEAEAQCAVLCKMGKVYAVASEDMDSLTFGAPKFLRHLMDPSSRKIPVMEFDVAKVLEELNLTMDQFIDLCILSGCDYCDSIRGIGGQTALKLIRQHGSIESILENINKERYQIPDDWPYQEARRLFKEPLALTDDEQLETKWTAPDEEGLISFLVNENGFNSDRVTKAIEKIKAAKNKSSQGRLESFFKPTATTSVPLKRKDTKCVLKHPKLAIKNQMFSLQDSNSSRLNVVGSLSLPIYNLGANHLIPLSRGFV